The Leptospira koniambonensis sequence TTTCCCAAGCTCTTCTCCTAAGAATAAGAAATAGATTAAAAGGGAAACTAGATAGAACAAAGAAGAAGGAAGATCCGAATAATAAACGCAAGCGCTTACTACCAGATATTTAGAAAGAGAGGATAATTTTCCCGTGGTCCTATATTTTTCTAAATAATAAAAACCTAATAAACTCCAACCGAGTCCGAAAAATCCTGTCACAGAACCACTGAATAAGCCGACTAAGGAAAGTCCGAACGGCTCTTCTCCCGCGCATAAAAAGAAGAACAGAAGCCCTGACATTGCAAGCATCACAGTATTTGCTCTATGATTTGTCTCACTTAGGAGCAAAAGACTGAACTTGATAAATGCATACGTAAAAAGTAATATAGAAAGAAGAACTCCTATATTAAAAGAAAGAGAAAGTGAGGACCAGAAGAAGACAGTTTTATGAAGTACGGCGACCATAAAATAGAAGAATGGAGGCTGAAAGTAGAAGACAGGCATCCCAGAAAACCAGCGGCTATCATAACCCAAAGATTGTCCATTATCCAAAAATGAATCGTAGATCTCTGCCAAATGGGTTTGGGCATGAAGGCTCCAACCAGAGAGAGTATCTTCGCTAAATAAAAATCTGAATTTGATAATAAGAACTAAGAATGAGGCGAGAAGTAATAAGGGCCTTCGCCAAGCCGGAGCAAGTCTCCATTTTTTCTGAAAAAAAGGCATGCCGAGAGGGTAAGGAAAACCCCTGGAATTGACAAGCAAAAGAGGATATTAAGGGGAAGGATTCGCCCCGAGAGCTCGGGGCAAAAAGAGGAAGACTATTCCTCTTTTACATTCTCTTGAACGTACTTTCTAAATTCAGCTTCGCTCATCTTGTCCGCATATAATGGATACAGAGCCGTAATCAACTCTTCCAAGGTGGGGAATTTTGCCCCGTCGAGCTTGAATGCCATAGGGTCCTCTACAAGGTAACGATTTCGGGATCCATTCTTAAAAGTATGGACCCGTTCACCTTCTCTCTAACCATGATTTTCGGGGTCCAATACAATAAAACTAGAAAACGTTCCGATATTCCCGAAAGAATAAATGTTTTTCTAACCTAGGAACGTTGGTCTTCTATTCCCAAGACTAGTATATCGTCCTTGGGTTCAGAAGTTCCTAAAAATCTGAATAGATCTTCTTGGATGCCGCTTAATAATTCTTCTAAACTTTGAGTGTCTCCAGTTCTTAGGGAGGCGAGCACCCTTTCTATTCCATAAAAATCTCCAGGAAGTCTGGAAGATTCAGTGAGTCCGTCCGTAAAACAGAGAATCCTAAAACCTGGAGTGAGTAGTATCTCCTTATCTTCGAAATGGAAATTTTCTAAAAGACCTACTAACGGATTTTCGCATTCGATGATATGTTCTTCGTCTTTTGTCTGTACTAAAACTGGAGGAGATCCTGCCAAAGAAAGAGTGAGATTTTTTCCATCAGGTGAAATTTCTAAAATGGATGCGGAGAAGAATGTGGAAACATTTCCATACTTACCATGGAATTGGGAGCCAATCTCTGAGAGTAATTTTCCAGGACTTTCTTCTTTTAATCTAAGGTCTTCGTAAACACTTCGGATCAGTATTGTGATAAGTGCTGCCTGTATCCCATGTCCGGTTGCATCTGCTAAAAAGATGCGGATCTTTCCGCTTGGAAGTTCTGTGATATCATAAAGATCTCCGCCTACTTCTGCCAATGGTTTATGGAGGATCCCAAATTTGATTTGCCCTATCTTCTTTGCAGTGGCATCTTCTAAATTTAAGAGTCCTTTTTGGATCTCTCTTGCAACATTCAGATCATTTTGGATAAGACGAAGTGCATTTCTAAGTTGTTTGGTCCTCTCTTCTACCCTTCTTTCTAAATTCCTGGAAAGATCCAAAAGTCTGTCCAAACTTTCAGAACTTCTGATAGATAAGAATACAGACTGAGCAACTATAAATACGAATGCGCCAATATTTGTAAAATATCCTGTATCCAAATAGAATGTCGCGTATAAGATATCGTGGATCATCGCAGCATATACAAACACGAAACCAGCTAGAATGATGAGTGCACCTTTTCTTCTTCTTAAAGAAGCTTTAGTAAGAGAAAATAATCCGAGTGTTCCTGCAAGAAACGCCACCAGATAATAAATAGTAATGGTGAAAGTGAATATTCTGACAGGAAATACTAAAACTACAATACAAGCACCAATCGCGATCCACCATACAAGATCTACAAGGATCCGTTTTAACTCTCTAGGAAAAACGGAAAGTATATAACTTAAAAAAACAGGGATTGCTAGGTAAAATGTAACGTATTCTATCCTGACATAGTGATGGTATTTTAGAAAATCAAGATATTCTGAAATGATCCTTGTGCCTGAGAATAAACCTCTTGCCGCCATGATCACGCAGTAGGTCCCAAAATACATGGAGGCAGCTTCTCCCCTTCGCACAACAGCATAGATAAGATGGAGTAGACCTATACAGAATAATCCTCCTGCTAAGAATAGATCCAAAAATCTTTCTGCATTCCATGTCTTCTCTACGGTAGAAGCAGTTCCAAATCGAATAGGTGCCCAAAAACCTCCCAGTCTATGGTCCCTATTTGCGATCTGCATGTCTATATGCAGATCCTCTCCCTCAGGAGTGAACTTCACTAGTTTATTACACCAGGCAGGTTTGACTTCAAAAATGGTAATATCAGAAGAAGAAGGAAATTCCACTTCTCCGCAAGAGGCTAAAAGTTTGCCATTCACATACAAAAAGTAAGAAGAGCTTTGCTCTTGTAAGATAAATGCAAGTTCTCCATAATTTCTATTTAGTTTAAGATTAAGTTCATAGGTTCCATAACCTTCCCCCAATCTAGATCCGTTCTTACCATTCCAGGAAGAAGGTACACTGACTATCTCGTAGGAGTTCTGACTTTCTGATCCTGAACTTTTCCAGTACAACCATTTGAATTTCCAGAGCCCAGAAAGTAGAATTGGCCCCTGCTCTTCCAAATCATAATTTTTTAATTCAAGTACTCCCTGGACAATAGAAGGATGTTCTACTTTTGAAAAAGATTCGGAACATCCAGAAAAGAAGAATGGGAAAAATATCAGAATTAAGAGTGTGAAGGCCTTATTCATTTTTTGGAAAATCCGCTTTAACCGAAGTCTGAGGGATCGAATCAAAAAAGCGTTCAAAATAGGAAAAAAATGTTTTAAAATATAAAACCCTTCTTGACAAAAAGAAAGGCATTCCGACTATAACAGATAAATATCCAATTTATTGGATAAAAATTCCGACTTATCGTCGGAAGGGACGTAAAAGTGAACCTTATGAAAGCAAAATCTAATAATTCTGTACTACGGTCAATTGCCAAAGGAATCGGCGCCCTGGCCTTAACCGGTATCTTCTCTTTATCCGCTTACGCGAATGACACCTTATTAAACGTTTCTTTCGACCCGACCAGGGAGCTTTACGAAGAAATTAATAAGAAATTCGTAGAATCTTGGAAGAAGAAGTCTGGCAAAGACCTTACTATCCAACAATCCCATGGCGGATCCGGAAAACAAGCTAGAGCGGTAATCGACGGATTAGAAGCGGATGTAGTAACTCTTGCACTCGCTTATGATATCGATAGCATCGTTACCAACGGTGGATCTGTTTCTAAAGATTGGGAGAAAGCATTCCCGAACCATTCTACT is a genomic window containing:
- a CDS encoding PP2C family protein-serine/threonine phosphatase → MNKAFTLLILIFFPFFFSGCSESFSKVEHPSIVQGVLELKNYDLEEQGPILLSGLWKFKWLYWKSSGSESQNSYEIVSVPSSWNGKNGSRLGEGYGTYELNLKLNRNYGELAFILQEQSSSYFLYVNGKLLASCGEVEFPSSSDITIFEVKPAWCNKLVKFTPEGEDLHIDMQIANRDHRLGGFWAPIRFGTASTVEKTWNAERFLDLFLAGGLFCIGLLHLIYAVVRRGEAASMYFGTYCVIMAARGLFSGTRIISEYLDFLKYHHYVRIEYVTFYLAIPVFLSYILSVFPRELKRILVDLVWWIAIGACIVVLVFPVRIFTFTITIYYLVAFLAGTLGLFSLTKASLRRRKGALIILAGFVFVYAAMIHDILYATFYLDTGYFTNIGAFVFIVAQSVFLSIRSSESLDRLLDLSRNLERRVEERTKQLRNALRLIQNDLNVAREIQKGLLNLEDATAKKIGQIKFGILHKPLAEVGGDLYDITELPSGKIRIFLADATGHGIQAALITILIRSVYEDLRLKEESPGKLLSEIGSQFHGKYGNVSTFFSASILEISPDGKNLTLSLAGSPPVLVQTKDEEHIIECENPLVGLLENFHFEDKEILLTPGFRILCFTDGLTESSRLPGDFYGIERVLASLRTGDTQSLEELLSGIQEDLFRFLGTSEPKDDILVLGIEDQRS